From Chloroflexota bacterium:
AGGCTGTTGATGCCGCGAACTATCATGCATCCCTTGAATTTCATCGCTGGCGCTTCTCCCACGAGCACGATGGGTACAGCCACGGCGATTTTCTCGGTCCGCGTCACCTGGTAGAAATCAACGTGCAGCAGCTCCCGGCTGATGGCATCACGCTGAATCTCGCGGACGAAAACGCTTTTCGGCTTTTCGCTGTCAATCTCAAGGTTGAGAAGCCTGGTTCGTCCGGCGTGAGCGATCAAATCCCGCAGAGTATCGGTATCACATTGCAGCGCCACCGATTTGACATTGTGACCGTAGAGGTGGGCAGGTGTTATCCCCTGACGGCGTAAAAATCTGGCCTTCTTTCCCAGCACCATCCGGTGCGTTGCCTTCAATTTTAAATCTTCCACGTCTCGACCCCTTTCCAAAGCCCATTAAAGCATATATGGCGGTAAAAATCAAACGCTGGCGGCTGCCAGCATATCGCTCATTGTGATATTATAGAGGGAAAACCACGGGCAAGAAAGGTGACCGGAATGAAGATTATTGACCTGCGCAGCGATACCGTAACCCTGCCGACGGAGGAAATGCGGCGGGCAATGTATGAGGCTGAGGTTGGCGATGATGTCCATCGGGAAGACCCCACGGTCAACCGCCTCGAGGAACTGGCTGCCGAAGTCATGGGCAAGGAGGCGGCGCTTTTCACCGCCAGCGGTACGATGAGCAACCTCCTGGGTGTCCTGGCCAGTACCCGACCCGGCGATGAAATCATCGTC
This genomic window contains:
- a CDS encoding 50S ribosomal protein L25; translation: MEDLKLKATHRMVLGKKARFLRRQGITPAHLYGHNVKSVALQCDTDTLRDLIAHAGRTRLLNLEIDSEKPKSVFVREIQRDAISRELLHVDFYQVTRTEKIAVAVPIVLVGEAPAMKFKGCMIVRGINSLSIECLPTDVPPQIEIDITQLEEVEQAVHVKDIVLNPEITVHADPEQLVVKISEVAVKEEVEEVPAVEEEEAVAEEAAEAPAEEEKPGEKA
- a CDS encoding threonine aldolase family protein translates to MKIIDLRSDTVTLPTEEMRRAMYEAEVGDDVHREDPTVNRLEELAAEVMGKEAALFTASGTMSNLLGVLASTRPGDEIIVGSEAHILWYEVGGASVLGGVVIRTVPNDEDGKLDPADVEKTIRSVNIHFPA